A stretch of Saccharomyces cerevisiae S288C chromosome IV, complete sequence DNA encodes these proteins:
- the PPH22 gene encoding phosphoprotein phosphatase 2A catalytic subunit PPH22 (Catalytic subunit of protein phosphatase 2A, PP2A; functionally redundant with Pph21p; C-terminally methylated; forms alternate complexes with several regulatory subunits; involved in signal transduction and regulation of mitosis; protein abundance increases in response to DNA replication stress; dephosphorylates Tel1p/Mec1p-phosphorylated Cdc13p to promote telomerase release from telomeres at G2/M; PPH22 has a paralog, PPH21, that arose from the whole genome duplication) produces the protein MDMEIDDPMHGSDEDQLSPTLDEDMNSDDGKNNTKARSNDEDTDEELEDFNFKPGSSGIADHKSSKPLKLTNTNINQLDQWIEHLSKCEPLSEDDVARLCKMAVDVLQFEENVKPINVPVTICGDVHGQFHDLLELFKIGGPCPDTNYLFMGDYVDRGYYSVETVSYLVAMKVRYPHRITILRGNHESRQITQVYGFYDECLRKYGSANVWKMFTDLFDYFPVTALVDNKIFCLHGGLSPMIETIDQVRDLNRIQEVPHEGPMCDLLWSDPDDRGGWGISPRGAGFTFGQDISEQFNHTNDLSLIARAHQLVMEGYSWSHQQNVVTIFSAPNYCYRCGNQAAIMEVDENHNRQFLQYDPSVRPGEPTVTRKTPDYFL, from the coding sequence atggatatGGAAATTGATGACCCTATGCATGGTTCAGATGAAGATCAATTATCACCGACTCTCGACGAAGACATGAATAGTGATGACGGCAAAAATAATACGAAGGCGCGTTCTAATGACGAAGACACAGATGAAGAGTTGGAAgattttaattttaaacCGGGGTCCTCGGGTATAGCAGATCATAAATCCTCCAAACCACTAAAACTGACCAATACAAATATAAATCAGCTTGACCAATGGATTGAGCATTTGAGTAAATGCGAGCCACTATCAGAAGACGATGTAGCACGACTATGTAAAATGGCGGTGGACGTGTTGCAGTTCGAGGAGAATGTTAAACCAATTAACGTGCCTGTTACCATTTGTGGTGACGTACACGGTCAATTCCATGACTTGTTAGAACTTTTCAAGATTGGTGGTCCTTGTCCTGACACCAATTACCTTTTCATGGGTGATTACGTGGATAGAGGATATTATTCTGTTGAGACCGTATCTTACCTAGTTGCCATGAAAGTCAGATATCCACATAGAATTACTATACTTAGGGGCAATCACGAGTCTAGGCAGATTACCCAAGTATATGGGTTTTATGACGAATGTTTGAGAAAGTACGGCAGTGCGAACGTGTGGAAAATGTTTACCGATCTATTCGATTATTTCCCCGTTACTGCCTTGGTGGATAATAAAATCTTCTGTTTGCATGGAGGTCTCTCACCCATGATAGAGACAATAGATCAAGTTAGAGATTTAAATAGAATACAGGAAGTGCCTCACGAAGGTCCAATGTGTGACCTTCTATGGTCCGATCCTGATGATAGAGGCGGATGGGGAATCAGTCCGAGAGGTGCAGGCTTCACTTTTGGTCAAGACATCAGTGAGCAATTCAATCACACTAATGACCTATCACTAATAGCAAGAGCTCACCAATTGGTAATGGAAGGATATTCTTGGTCTCACCAGCAAAATGTTGTCACCATTTTCAGTGCTCCAAATTATTGTTATAGATGTGGTAACCAGGCCGCTATTATGGAGGTGGATGAAAACCATAATAGGCAATTCTTACAATACGATCCATCTGTGAGACCCGGTGAACCAACCGTCACCAGGAAGACACCGGATTATTTCTtataa
- a CDS encoding uncharacterized protein (hypothetical protein; YDL186W is not an essential gene) codes for MQCNTSIEDGLDGGDITFPSYSPEAEAQNRFLPRSEFPSVRQLVISKQKSRRRREENVFVGKMEDVLVKWRPPASSHRGAIEAINGTHPYQLSTAQFNSRRSDPFGSTKRDESVRSIVESFTDWWKRNSKMFFRDEEEGVRTEHSASQDDQELQLFEEDLFSFHLSPNDMSTRNSEHQVQTPVLFPYEAPTRTKQNPAERKVIEIGDGEELSIYRDVYSNPIPVSYLDTLNLNHSMSVRQTQQQQQQRQQQQYVDSSSAFQCCTDSNWARIFFCHHD; via the coding sequence ATGCAGTGTAACACAAGTATAGAAGATGGTTTAGATGGGGGCGACATAACTTTCCCATCCTACAGCCCTGAAGCGGAGGCTCAAAACAGATTCTTACCAAGAAGTGAGTTCCCCTCTGTGAGGCAACTCGTGATTTCGAAACAAAaaagcagaagaagaagagaagaaaatgtaTTTGTGGGAAAAATGGAGGACGTACTTGTAAAATGGAGGCCACCTGCATCTTCACATCGTGGCGCAATTGAAGCTATTAATGGCACGCATCCATATCAGCTTAGCACAGCACAATTCAACTCGAGAAGATCGGATCCATTTGGTTCAACAAAGAGAGATGAATCCGTGCGTTCCATTGTAGAATCGTTTACCGATTGGTGGAAACGCAATTCCAAAATGTTTTTTCGTGACGAGGAAGAAGGTGTACGAACCGAACACAGTGCGAGTCAAGATGACCAAGAGTTGCAGCTTTTCGAAGAAGATCTCTTCTCATTTCACCTAAGCCCAAATGATATGTCAACCAGGAACAGCGAACATCAAGTGCAAACACCGGTGCTTTTCCCGTACGAAGCTCCTACTcgaacaaaacaaaaccCAGCAGAAAGAAAAGTCATTGAAATTGGGGACGGCGAAGAACTCTCTATCTATCGAGATGTTTATTCCAATCCTATTCCTGTCAGCTACCTAGATACCTTAAACTTGAACCACTCCATGTCTGTACGGCAAAcacaacagcaacaacaacagcggcaacagcagcagtaTGTAGACTCTTCATCGGCATTTCAATGCTGTACAGACTCCAATTGGGcgagaatatttttttgccacCACGATTAG
- the VMA1 gene encoding H(+)-transporting V1 sector ATPase subunit A (Subunit A of the V1 peripheral membrane domain of V-ATPase; protein precursor undergoes self-catalyzed splicing to yield the extein Tfp1p and the intein Vde (PI-SceI), which is a site-specific endonuclease; the V1 peripheral membrane domain of the vacuolar H+-ATPase (V-ATPase) has eight subunits; involved in methionine restriction extension of chronological lifespan in an autophagy-dependent manner) has protein sequence MAGAIENARKEIKRISLEDHAESEYGAIYSVSGPVVIAENMIGCAMYELVKVGHDNLVGEVIRIDGDKATIQVYEETAGLTVGDPVLRTGKPLSVELGPGLMETIYDGIQRPLKAIKEESQSIYIPRGIDTPALDRTIKWQFTPGKFQVGDHISGGDIYGSVFENSLISSHKILLPPRSRGTITWIAPAGEYTLDEKILEVEFDGKKSDFTLYHTWPVRVPRPVTEKLSADYPLLTGQRVLDALFPCVQGGTTCIPGAFGCGKTVISQSLSKYSNSDAIIYVGCFAKGTNVLMADGSIECIENIEVGNKVMGKDGRPREVIKLPRGRETMYSVVQKSQHRAHKSDSSREVPELLKFTCNATHELVVRTPRSVRRLSRTIKGVEYFEVITFEMGQKKAPDGRIVELVKEVSKSYPISEGPERANELVESYRKASNKAYFEWTIEARDLSLLGSHVRKATYQTYAPILYENDHFFDYMQKSKFHLTIEGPKVLAYLLGLWIGDGLSDRATFSVDSRDTSLMERVTEYAEKLNLCAEYKDRKEPQVAKTVNLYSKVVRGNGIRNNLNTENPLWDAIVGLGFLKDGVKNIPSFLSTDNIGTRETFLAGLIDSDGYVTDEHGIKATIKTIHTSVRDGLVSLARSLGLVVSVNAEPAKVDMNGTKHKISYAIYMSGGDVLLNVLSKCAGSKKFRPAPAAAFARECRGFYFELQELKEDDYYGITLSDDSDHQFLLANQVVVHNCGERGNEMAEVLMEFPELYTEMSGTKEPIMKRTTLVANTSNMPVAAREASIYTGITLAEYFRDQGKNVSMIADSSSRWAEALREISGRLGEMPADQGFPAYLGAKLASFYERAGKAVALGSPDRTGSVSIVAAVSPAGGDFSDPVTTATLGITQVFWGLDKKLAQRKHFPSINTSVSYSKYTNVLNKFYDSNYPEFPVLRDRMKEILSNAEELEQVVQLVGKSALSDSDKITLDVATLIKEDFLQQNGYSTYDAFCPIWKTFDMMRAFISYHDEAQKAVANGANWSKLADSTGDVKHAVSSSKFFEPSRGEKEVHGEFEKLLSTMQERFAESTD, from the coding sequence atgGCTGGTGCAATTGAAAACGCTCGtaaggaaataaaaagaatctCATTAGAAGACCATGCTGAATCTGAATATGGTGCCATCTATTCTGTCTCTGGTCCGGTCGTCATTGCTGAAAATATGATTGGTTGTGCCATGTACGAATTGGTCAAGGTCGGTCACGATAACCTGGTGGGTGAAGTCATTAGAATTGACGGTGACAAGGCCACCATCCAAGTTTACGAAGAAACTGCAGGCCTTACGGTCGGTGACCCTGTTTTGAGAACAGGTAAGCCTCTGTCGGTAGAATTGGGTCCTGGTCTGATGGAAACCATTTACGATGGTATTCAAAGACCTTTGAAAGCCATTAAGGAAGAATCGCAATCGATTTATATCCCAAGAGGTATTGACACTCCAGCTTTGGATAGGACTATCAAGTGGCAATTTACTCCGGGAAAGTTTCAAGTCGGCGATCATATTTCCGGTGGTGATATTTACGGTTCCGTTTTTGAGAATTCGCTAATTTCAAGCCATAAGATTCTTTTGCCACCAAGATCAAGAGGTACAATCACTTGGATTGCTCCAGCTGGTGAGTACACTTTGGATGAGAAGATTTTGGAAGTTGAATTTGATGGCAAGAAGTCTGATTTCACTCTTTACCATACTTGGCCTGTTCGTGTTCCAAGACCAGTTACTGAAAAGTTATCTGCTGACTATCCTTTGTTAACAGGTCAAAGAGTTTTGGATGCTTTGTTTCCTTGTGTTCAAGGTGGTACGACATGTATTCCAGGTGCTTTTGGTTGTGGTAAGACCGTTATCTCTCAATCTTTGTCCAAGTACTCCAATTCTGACGCCATTATCTATGTCGGGTGCTTTGCCAAGGGTACCAATGTTTTAATGGCGGATGGGTCTATTGAATGTATTGAAAACATTGAGGTTGGTAATAAGGTCATGGGTAAAGATGGCAGACCTCGTGAGGTAATTAAATTGCCCAGAGGAAGAGAAACTATGTACAGCGTCGTGCAGAAAAGTCAGCACAGAGCCCACAAAAGTGACTCAAGTCGTGAAGTGCCAGAATTACTCAAGTTTACGTGTAATGCGACCCATGAGTTGGTTGTTAGAACACCTCGTAGTGTCCGCCGTTTGTCTCGTACCATTAAGGGTGTcgaatattttgaagttaTTACTTTTGAGATGGGCCAAAAGAAAGCCCCCGACGGTAGAATTGTTGAGCTTGTCAAGGAAGTTTCAAAGAGCTACCCAATATCTGAGGGGCCTGAGAGAGCCAACGAATTAGTAGAATCCTATAGAAAGGCTTCAAATAAAGCTTATTTTGAGTGGACTATTGAGGCCAGAGATCTTTCTCTGTTGGGTTCCCATGTTCGTAAAGCTACCTACCAGACTTACGCTCCAATTCTTTATGAGAATGACCACTTTTTCGACTACATGCAAAAAAGTAAGTTTCATCTCACCATTGAAGGTCCAAAAGTACTTGCTTATTTACTTGGTTTATGGATTGGTGATGGATTGTCTGACAGGGCAACTTTTTCGGTTGATTCCAGAGAtacttctttgatggaacGTGTTACTGAATATGCTGAAAAGTTGAATTTGTGCGCCGAGTATAAGGACAGAAAAGAACCACAAGTTGCCAAAACTGTTAATTTGTACTCTAAAGTTGTCAGAGGTAATGGTATTCGCAATAATCTTAATACTGAGAATCCATTATGGGACGCTATTGTTGGCTTAGGATTCTTGAAGGACGGTGTCAAAAATATTCCTTCTTTCTTGTCTACGGACAATATCGGTACTCGTGAAACATTTCTTGCTGGTCTAATTGATTCTGATGGCTATGTTACTGATGAGCATGGTATTAAAGCAACAATAAAGACAATTCATACTTCTGTCAGAGATGGTTTGGTTTCCCTTGCTCGTTCTTTAGGCTTAGTAGTCTCGGTTAACGCAGAACCTGCTAAGGTTGACATGAATGGCACCAAACATAAAATTAGTTATGCTATTTATATGTCTGGTGGAGATGTTTTGCTTAACGTTCTTTCGAAGTGTGCCGGCTCTAAAAAATTCAGGCCTGCTCCCGCCGCTGCTTTTGCACGTGAGTGCCGCGGATTTTATTTCGAGTTACAAGAATTGAAGGAAGACGATTATTATGGGATTACTTTATCTGATGATTCTGATCATCAGTTTTTGCTTGCCAACCAGGTTGTCGTCCATAATTGCGGAGAAAGAGGTAATGAAATGGCAGAAGTCTTGATGGAATTCCCAGAGTTATATACTGAAATGAGCGGTACTAAAGAACCAATTATGAAGCGTACTACTTTGGTCGCTAATACATCTAACATGCCGGTTGCAGCCAGAGAAGCTTCTATTTACACTGGTATCACTCTTGCAGAATACTTCAGAGATCAAGGTAAAAATGTTTCTATGATTGCAGACTCTTCTTCAAGATGGGCTGAAGCTTTGAGAGAAATTTCTGGTCGTTTGGGTGAGATGCCTGCTGATCAAGGTTTCCCAGCTTATTTGGGTGCTAAGTTGGCCTCCTTTTACGAAAGAGCCGGTAAAGCTGTTGCTTTAGGTTCCCCAGATCGTACTGGTTCCGTTTCCATCGTTGCTGCCGTTTCGCCAGCCGGTGGTGATTTCTCAGATCCTGTTACTACTGCTACATTGGGTATCACTCAAGTCTTTTGGGGTTTAGACAAGAAATTGGCTCAAAGAAAGCATTTCCCATCTATCAACACATCTGTTTCTTACTCCAAATACACTAATGTCTTGAACAAGTTTTATGATTCCAATTACCCTGAATTTCCTGTTTTAAGAGATCGTATGAAGGAAATTCTATCAAACGCTGAAGAATTAGAACAAGTTGTTCAATTAGTTGGTAAATCGGCCTTGTCTGATAGTGATAAGATTACTTTGGATGTTGCCACTTTAATCAAGGAAGATTTCTTGCAACAAAATGGTTACTCCACTTATGATGCTTTCTGTCCAATTTGGAAGACATTTGATATGATGAGAGCCTTCATCTCGTATCATGACGAAGCTCAAAAAGCTGTTGCTAATGGTGCCAACTGGTCAAAACTAGCTGACTCTACTGGTGACGTTAAGCATGCCGTTTCTTCatctaaattttttgaaccaAGCAGGGGTGAAAAGGAAGTCCATGGCGAATTCGAAAAATTGTTGAGCACTATGCAAGAAAGATTTGCTGAATCTACCGATTAA
- the RPL41A gene encoding 60S ribosomal protein eL41 RPL41A (Ribosomal 60S subunit protein L41A; comprises only 25 amino acids; rpl41a rpl41b double null mutant is viable; homologous to mammalian ribosomal protein L41, no bacterial homolog; RPL41A has a paralog, RPL41B, that arose from the whole genome duplication), with product MRAKWRKKRTRRLKRKRRKVRARSK from the coding sequence ATGAGAGCCAAGTGgagaaagaagagaacTAGAAGACTTAAGAGAAAGAGACGGAAGGTGAGAGCCAGATCCAAATAA
- the MRX19 gene encoding Mrx19p (Protein that may form an active mitochondrial KHE system; mitochondrial inner-membrane protein; non-essential gene; KHE system stands for K+/H+ exchanger system), with protein MIRSIFIPPTSITATSRLFYGMRAYSTKLEKASLQKYLHDPVKVTVIPITDKESFIYYKHTDNLFNSQSRILKAEKWIVEKSAKLWRKLKKSPKSYNKKIVSMVQSLLNSTPWSENSLLTIPSESYILKRIKGEKDKTQEIRLTLKDYTVKAEQVDTQPLHVYYPPGISSPDECLRQMKKLYQEGLIYHKKWTLYCLLGLPLTIPLILIPLIPNVPGFYLSYRAYVNIKAYLGAKHLKSLLESSKQNLEFRELLGYTEVYKRGTSSRTQGNQKESKGAPELLLNKKTLPLILDFLEVHELESDLNKVILQESKSQEKNKI; from the coding sequence ATGATACGTTCAATATTTATACCGCCAACTAGTATAACTGCCACTTCTCGACTGTTCTACGGAATGAGGGCGTATTCAACAAAACTTGAAAAGGCTTCACTCCAAAAATATCTGCATGATCCTGTTAAAGTGACTGTGATACCAATAACGGACAAAGAATCATTCATTTACTATAAGCATACCGATAATCTCTTTAATAGTCAGTCTAGAATATTAAAAGCAGAAAAGTGGATCGTTGAGAAATCAGCAAAGCTTTGGAGAAAACTGAAAAAGTCCCCTAAATCgtataataaaaaaatagtgtCCATGGTGCAGTCTCTGTTAAATAGCACACCCTGGTCAGAAAATAGTCTGTTAACCATACCAAGTGAAAGCTATATATTGAAGAGAATTAAGGGAGAGAAAGATAAGACCCAAGAGATTCGACTCACATTGAAAGATTATACCGTAAAGGCAGAACAGGTCGATACTCAACCCTTACACGTGTATTATCCCCCTGGAATTTCTAGCCCTGATGAGTGCTTGAGACAAATGAAAAAGCTCTACCAAGAAGGCTTAATTTATCACAAAAAATGGACTTTATATTGCCTTTTAGGTCTCCCGCTGACAATTCCTCTAATTTTAATACCGCTTATACCAAATGTTCCAGGGTTCTACCTATCTTATAGAGCTTATGTTAATATCAAAGCTTACCTTGGTGCTAAGCACTTGAAGAGTCTACTGGAAAgttcaaaacaaaatttagAATTCAGGGAACTGTTGGGATATACGGAAGTATATAAACGTGGGACCAGCAGCCGTACGCAGGGCAATCAAAAGGAATCAAAAGGTGCACCAGAATTACTacttaacaagaaaaccCTTCCGTTGATCTTAGATTTCTTAGAGGTTCATGAACTAGAAAGCGACTTGAACAAAGTCATCCTTCAAGAATCGAAATCTcaagagaaaaacaaaatttaa
- the LYS20 gene encoding homocitrate synthase LYS20 (Homocitrate synthase isozyme and functions in DNA repair; catalyzes the condensation of acetyl-CoA and alpha-ketoglutarate to form homocitrate, which is the first step in the lysine biosynthesis pathway; LYS20 has a paralog, LYS21, that arose from the whole genome duplication) yields the protein MTAAKPNPYAAKPGDYLSNVNNFQLIDSTLREGEQFANAFFDTEKKIEIARALDDFGVDYIELTSPVASEQSRKDCEAICKLGLKAKILTHIRCHMDDAKVAVETGVDGVDVVIGTSKFLRQYSHGKDMNYIAKSAVEVIEFVKSKGIEIRFSSEDSFRSDLVDLLNIYKTVDKIGVNRVGIADTVGCANPRQVYELIRTLKSVVSCDIECHFHNDTGCAIANAYTALEGGARLIDVSVLGIGERNGITPLGGLMARMIVAAPDYVKSKYKLHKIRDIENLVADAVEVNIPFNNPITGFCAFTHKAGIHAKAILANPSTYEILDPHDFGMKRYIHFANRLTGWNAIKARVDQLNLNLTDDQIKEVTAKIKKLGDVRSLNIDDVDSIIKNFHAEVSTPQVLSAKKNKKNDSDVPELATIPAAKRTKPSA from the coding sequence ATGACTGCTGCTAAACCAAATCCATATGCTGCCAAACCGGGCGACTATCTTTCTAATGTAAATAATTTCCAGTTAATCGATTCGACGCTGAGAGAAGGTGAACAATTTGCCAACGCATTCTTCgatactgaaaaaaagatcgAAATTGCTAGAGCCTTGGACGATTTCGGTGTGGACTACATCGAGTTAACCTCACCAGTAGCATCTGAACAATCAAGAAAGGACTGTGAAGCTATATGTAAACTAGGTTTAAAGGCCAAGATCCTTACACACATTCGTTGTCATATGGATGACGCCAAAGTCGCCGTAGAGACTGGTGTCGACGGTGTCGATGTCGTTATCGGCACCTCCAAATTTTTAAGACAATATTCCCACGGTAAGGATATGAACTACATCGCCAAGAGTGCTGTTGAAGTCATTGAATTTGTCAAATCCAAAGGTATTGAAATCAGATTTTCCTCTGAAGATTCCTTCAGAAGTGATCTCGTTGATCTTTTGAACATTTATAAAACCGTTGACAAGATCGGTGTAAATAGAGTCGGTATTGCCGACACAGTTGGATGTGCCAACCCAAGACAAGTATATGAACTGATCAGAACTTTGAAGAGTGTTGTTTCATGTGACATCGAATGCCATTTCCACAACGATACTGGTTGTGCCATTGCAAACGCCTACACTGCTTTGGAAGGTGGTGCCAGATTGATTGACGTCAGTGTACTGGGTATTGGTGAAAGAAACGGTATCACTCCTCTAGGTGGGCTCATGGCAAGAATGATTGTTGCCGCACCAGACTATGTCAAGTCCAAATACAAGTTGCACAAGATCAGAGACATTGAAAACCTGGTCGCTGATGCTGTGGAAGTTAACATTCCATTCAACAACCCTATCACCGGGTTCTGTGCATTCACACATAAAGCAGGTATCCATGCCAAGGCCATTTTGGCTAACCCATCTACCTACGAAATCTTGGACCCTCACGATTTCGGTATGAAGAGGTATATCCACTTCGCCAACAGACTAACTGGCTGGAACGCCATCAAAGCCAGAGTCGACCAGTTGAACTTGAACTTGACGGATGACCAAATCAAGGAAGTTACTGCTAAGATTAAGAAGCTGGGTGATGTCAGATCGCTGAATATCGATGATGTTGACTCTATCATCAAGAACTTCCACGCAGAGGTCAGCACTCCTCAAGTACTATCtgcaaaaaagaacaagaagaatgaCAGCGATGTACCGGAACTGGCCACCATCCCCGCCGCCAAGCGGACTAAGCCATCCGCCTAA
- the INH1 gene encoding ATPase inhibitor (Protein that inhibits ATP hydrolysis by the F1F0-ATP synthase; inhibitory function is enhanced by stabilizing proteins Stf1p and Stf2p; has a calmodulin-binding motif and binds calmodulin in vitro; INH1 has a paralog, STF1, that arose from the whole genome duplication), with product MLPRSALARSLQLQRGVAARFYSEGSTGTPRGSGSEDSFVKRERATEDFFVRQREKEQLRHLKEQLEKQRKKIDSLENKIDSMTK from the coding sequence ATGTTACCACGTTCAGCATTAGCACGCTCATTGCAATTACAGCGCGGTGTGGCCGCAAGGTTCTACTCTGAAGGTTCTACCGGCACCCCAAGAGGGTCAGGCTCAGAGGATTCGTTTGTTAAAAGGGAAAGGGCCACGGAAGACTTCTTCGTTAGGCAGCGTGAGAAGGAGCAACTACGCCATTTGAAAGAACAACTGGAAAAACAACGAAAGAAGATTGAttctttggaaaataaaattgacTCGATGACCAAATAA